In Aspergillus nidulans FGSC A4 chromosome IV, a single window of DNA contains:
- a CDS encoding esterase stcI (transcript_id=CADANIAT00000958) encodes MQGWKTIVGKLMSRYDFPLPDLSVQAEDKILGGVPTRIYTPPDVADPPLALYFHAGGWVMGSIDEEDGFVRTLCKLARTRIFSVGYRLAPEFRFPMALDDCLTVARSVLETYPVQSICFIGASAGGNMAFSTALTLVSDGLGDRVQGVVALAPVTVHPDSVSADNRDRGEYTSYEENDRLTINTGSAMRSFFDCYGAPPDDPRLSCLLHPGLGKLNKVYMAVGDADTLRDDVRLMRDALVALEVPVKCDEYPGYPHFSWLFPSPALREHQALFFGNLLSGICWVCE; translated from the coding sequence ATGCAGGGATGGAAGACGATAGTCGGCAAGCTGATGAGCCGCTACGactttcctcttccagacCTGAGCGTTCAGGCAGAGGACAAGATCCTCGGCGGCGTCCCCACACGCATCTACACGCCGCCGGATGTAGCTGACCCACCGCTGGCCCTCTACTTCCACGCCGGCGGATGGGTCATGGGCAgcattgacgaggaggacggcTTCGTCCGCACTCTCTGTAAACTGGCCCGCACGAGAATCTTCAGCGTGGGATACCGTCTAGCCCCCGAATTCCGATTCCCGATGGCGCTTGACGATTGTCTAACTGTTGCGAGATCGGTCCTGGAAACGTATCCCGTGCAATCAATCTGTTTCATCGGTGCCTCGGCCGGTGGAAACATGGCGTTCAGTACGGCACTTACCCTGGTTAGTGACGGCCTAGGAGACCGAGTCCAAGGCGTGGTTGCTCTCGCGCCGGTAACCGTTCATCCTGACTCCGTGTCCGCAGACAATCGAGACCGAGGAGAGTATACATCCTATGAAGAGAATGACCGGTTGACAATCAACACCGGCTCCGCGATGCGGTCGTTCTTCGATTGCTATGGCGCACCACCGGATGATCCCCGGCTTTCATGTCTTCTGCATCCGGGTCTTGGAAAACTGAATAAAGTCTACATGGCCGTTGGCGACGCCGACACCCTGAGGGACGACGTCCGCCTGATGAGGGACGCTCTAGTCGCGTTGGAAGTCCCGGTAAAGTGCGATGAGTATCCTGGCTATCCGCATTTCTCGTGGCTATTTCCGTCACCAGCACTGAGGGAACATCAGGCACTCTTCTTCGGAAATCTGTTAAGTGGAATATGCTGGGTTTGTGAGTAA
- a CDS encoding uncharacterized protein (transcript_id=CADANIAT00000962) has protein sequence MATQPAGFLQQFALQASLCTQLLANLQWLCEFQVLACIPLDGEVAFEEVADISNVPVDQLQRVVRLMVTAGFLSERPSGHVAHTPLSASFVTEPELLDAALFLAQVAVPAALKMPRSTCQPDPYDRGLSPSLIARSESRATGLEDRPDPAQPKVQRQFAAYLARGILDEPLAVDEVLRLVDWGAIGPATIVDIHPPSTSTIGMIAALGPAAQLVIQTSSPGNGQSGPITGSEPSWVTYQLPPSISNRVSVHSRGAGAPQTVLGPAVYIVRIPSPSPMLPWTKLRSQTVMELQAHLQVLRTQPTSRLMIAALVLPSPGTVNQETESMVRLRDMSLLQLSNERQPTKTEIVEIVTGIRDSGGCLVVTREIHTTASAAIGLEVRYEPSARKH, from the exons ATGGCGACTCAGCCAGCTGGCTTTTTGCAACAGTTCGCGCTTCAGGCAAGTCTTTGT ACGCAACTCCTGGCCAATCTACAATGGCTATGCGAGTTTCAAGTGTTGGCCTGCATTCCCCTGGACGGAGAGGTGGCTTTCGAGGAGGTCGCGGATATCAGCAATGTCCCTGTGGACCAGCTGCAGCGAGTCGTACGCCTGATGGTGACTGCAGGATTCCTCAGCGAGAGACCTAGCGGGCACGTTGCGCATACCCCACTATCAGCCTCCTTTGTCACGGAGCCAGAGCTGCTAGACGCAGCGCTTTTCCTGGCCCAGGTTGCGGTTCCGGCGGCACTGAAGATGCCACGCTCAACGTGCCAGCCGGACCCTTATGATCGTGGCCTCTCTCCGTCGCTGATTGCTCGATCAGAGAGTAGGGCAACGGGATTGGAAGATAGACCTGATCCTGCACAACCCAAGGTGCAACGCCAGTTTGCAGCCTATCTTGCTCGAGGGATTCTTGATGAGCCTTTGGCCGTTGATGAGGTGCTTCGCTTGGTAGACTGGGGTGCCATTGGGCCGGCCACCATCGTGGAT ATCCATCCCCCGTCCACCAGCACCATCGGCATGATTGCTGCCCTGGGTCCTGCCGCCCAGTTAGTTATCCAGACAAGCTCGCCTGGTAACGGCCAGTCGGGCCCGATAACGGGCTCTGAGCCATCCTGGGTGACATACCAGCTGCCACCGTCCATCAGTAATCGTGTCTCGGTGCATTCGCGGGGGGCCGGCGCCCCCCAGACGGTCTTAGGTCCAGCGGTCTACATCGTCCGCATCCCGTCCCCCTCACCCATGCTACCTTGGACGAAATTGCGGAGCCAAACTGTGATGGAGCTGCAGGCCCATCTCCAGGTTCTCCGCACTCAGCCCACTTCCCGCCTGATGATAGCGGCCTTAGTCCTGCCGTCGCCTGGAACAGTCAATCAGGAGACGGAATCCATGGTGCGACTGCGCGACATGTCGCTCCTGCAGTTGTCTAATGAGCGGCAGCCTACCAAGACAGAGATCGTCGAGATTGTTACCGGCATCAGGGACTCAGGGGGCTGTTTAGTGGTGACACGCGAGATACACACAACAGCCAGTGCTGCAATTGGGCTAGAGGTGCGATACGAACCGTCTGCTAGAAAGCACTAA
- a CDS encoding Dabb family protein (transcript_id=CADANIAT00000959), whose amino-acid sequence MPVYHVALFKLKPDADPNRICLWQELAHAMVGKVPGLLDLQAGPPLDFTARLAKGFDMGVVVLLDYVESLATMFTHPSHDQVHELYQEVCEDGSTVGYDIEF is encoded by the exons ATGCCGGTATATCACGTCG CCCTATTCAAACTCAAACCAGACGCCGACCCTAACCGTATCTGTTTATGGCAGGAGCTCGCGCACGCAATGGTCGGCAAGGTACCTGGCCTACTGGATCTGCAAGCTGGGCCTCCCCTCGACTTCACGGCTCGACTGGCGAAAGGGTTTGATATGGGTGTAGTCGTGCTGCTAGACTATGTGGAGTCTCTCGCTACCATGTTTACGCATCCGAGCCATGACCA AGTTCACGAATTGTACCAGGAGGTTTGCGAGGACGGGAGTACTGTTGGTTACGATATTGAATTCTAG
- a CDS encoding transcriptional regulator aflR (transcript_id=CADANIAT00000963): MEPPAISQQSTPTAPGGTQGTRKLRESCISCSRSKVKCNKEKPTCSRCVRRGLPCEYMVSRRTGRTRVIGVEQPKTAPSPTTPTNTTAATTATKAGPPVTTDSAVHTPVITTAPSPKPVQIQSPPAEPDLWGAILSPNTSTSTDLSSLLSVNTNFSQLFASLSPSLLEGMDGMDAEMHAPELGALSVADPSSSMMQGLEAPNAAQPPSSNTTSHSYCLSICLDTLMRLFPNAGANCERPGHESNPGKLFTIESVIEDNKQILDTAQTILACRCAEDEYVVTLVSLIVFKVLGWYVAAARDRSSDPGREEDFNWSTAQDSRRGSVSSFEEQVLHLPTVVGSYCIDGHHQSRMAAQLVLSELYRVQRLVTQVSRRLESIRRRSSSSSSSASSNTTDSDGGMSTPLSSTTLVHLEDDLRKRLRAVSSETISILRHA, translated from the coding sequence ATGGAGCCCCCAGCGATCAGCCAGCAATCCACACCCACGGCCCCGGGGGGAACGCAAGGGACACGCAAACTGCGCGAGAGTTGCATCTCGTGCTCCAGATCCAAGGTCAAGTGCAATAAGGAGAAGCCCACATGCAGTCGATGCGTCCGCCGTGGTCTGCCTTGCGAGTATATGGTTTCCAGGCGCACTGGACGCACTCGCGTCATTGGTGTTGAGCAGCCAAAGACAGCACCATCACCAACAACACCGACGAATACGACAGCAGCTACTACAGCAACGAAGGCAGGACCACCAGTTACAACAGACAGTGCTGTTCATACACCTGTCATTACTACGGCGCCCTCTCCCAAGCCGGTGCAGATCCAGTCTCCTCCAGCCGAACCAGATCTCTGGGGCGCCATCCTGTCTCCGAATacttccacctccaccgacCTATCGTCACTCCTCTCGGTGAATACAAATTTCAGTCAGCTCTTCGCCTCGCTTTCTCCTTCGCTTCTTGAGGGTATGGATGGCATGGATGCCGAAATGCACGCGCCGGAGCTGGGCGCATTGTCGGTCGCCGACCCATCGTCCTCCATGATGCAGGGGTTAGAGGCCCCTAACGCTGCCCAACCACCGTCTTCGAACACCACAAGCCACTCCTACTGCCTGTCCATCTGCCTGGATACTCTCATGCGGCTCTTTCCGAATGCTGGCGCTAACTGCGAGCGACCCGGGCACGAGAGCAACCCCGGCAAACTGTTCACTATCGAGTCCGTTATTGAGGACAACAAACAAATCTTGGACACAGCGCAGACAATCCTGGCTTGCCGCTGCGCCGAGGATGAGTACGTGGTCACTCTCGTCTCACTTATTGTCTTCAAGGTTCTTGGATGGTACGTCGCCGCGGCTCGGGATAGGTCGTCGGACCCGGGGCGCGAAGAAGACTTCAACTGGTCGACTGCCCAAGACAGTCGTAGAGGTTCGGTCTCTTCCTTTGAGGAGCAGGTGCTGCATCTTCCCACCGTCGTCGGCAGTTATTGCATTGATGGCCATCATCAGAGCCGCATGGCAGCCCAGCTGGTGCTGAGCGAGCTATACCGCGTCCAACGACTGGTGACTCAGGTAAGCCGTCGCCTAGAATCTATTCGCCGCCGCtcctcgagcagctcgagcTCTGCCTCTAGTAATACAACGGACTCTGACGGCGGGATGTCGACCCCCTTGTCGTCGACCACCCTGGTCCATCTAGAAGACGATTTGCGCAAGCGCCTGCGTGCCGTCTCAAGCGAAACGATCAGCATCCTCCGCCACGCCTGA
- a CDS encoding sterigmatocystin biosynthesis P450 monooxygenase stcF (transcript_id=CADANIAT00000961), with protein MILPLILVLYLLSTAAYRLWLHPLRNYPGPCWWAVWRVPYLKGTIRGTIVRDIQRLHNQYGPVVRIAPDELSYITPEAAKPIYTSSPEFPKDPMHLPPFHNGAPGILAADYAHHRRYRRLLASAFSEKGLRAQQGMIQSHIDRLMTRLQGNCSSGSLDMTVWFNWATFDIIGDLAFGEPFGCLERMETNPWIASIQGNVKSIPILNALRRYRLDRLIEFLAPPRLLEMRRRNAQFTAEKVDRRLKHATTTRGDLWDSVLADPPDGEPPMSRAEMVSNASAIVLAGSETSATTLSGCLWLLLTNPEYLQQLTERIRARFSTATVIDAQTVTQIQGLQAVLDESLRLYPAVPMQSNRIVPPPGARLAGSWVPGGTSVAVQQFAACRSPTNFHRPDEFIPERWEKEGEFINDRREASQPFSIGPRNCIGRQLALAEMRLILVHLLWHFDIELDRRRMENMDWMAVQGIWILWDKKPLWVVLKNRST; from the exons ATGATTCTGCCTCTGATATTGGTCTTGTATCTGCTCTCTACGGCGGCTTACCGTCTATGGCTGCATCCGCTGCGCAACTACCCTGGCCCGTGCTGGTGGGCTGTTTGGCGAGTTCCATATCTGAAGGGCACCATTCGAGGGACGATTGTCAGAGATATCCAGCGATTGCATAACCAGTATGGTCCCGTTGTACGAATCGCGCCAGATGAACTTTCCTACATCACGCCAGAGGCAGCAAAACCAATCTACACGTCCAGTCCCGAATTCCCCAAAGACCCAATGCATCTCCCTCCGTTTCATAATGGCGCCCCTGGCATTCTCGCTGCCGACTACGCCCACCATCGGCGATATCGACGGCTTCTTgcctctgccttctctgaAAAGGGACTTCGCGCACAGCAGGGCATGATTCAGAGCCATATTGATCGACTAATGACTCGTCTCCAGGGGAATTGCTCGTCGGGCTCGCTGGACATGACCGTCTGGTTCAACTGGGCGACCTTCGATATCATCGGCGATCTCGCTTTCGGGGAGCCGTTCGGCTGTCTCGAGAGAATGGAGACTAACCCATGGATTGCCTCAATTCAGGGCAACGTCAAATCCATCCCGATCCTAAACGCTCTACGTCGGTACCGTCTGGACAGGCTCATTGAGTTCCTCGCGCCTCCCAGGCTACTGGAGATGCGACGGCGTAATGCGCAGTTCACAGCAGAAAAGGTCGATCGCCGACTGAAGCATGCAACGACCACGCGCGGCGACCTGTGGGACTCGGTGCTGGCCGACCCTCCAGATGGTGAGCCTCCGATGTCGCGCGCCGAGATGGTCAGCAATGCCAGCGCAATCGTTCTTGCGGGGAGCGAGACGTCGGCAACCACTCTGAGCGGGtgtctttggctgcttctcaCGAACCCTGAgtatctgcagcagctcacTGAGCGTATCCGCGCTCGGTTCAGCACGGCCACAGTCATTGATGCACAGACGGTGACGCAGATCCAGGGGCTCCAGGCGGTCCTTGACGAGTCGCTACGCCTATATCCTGCAGTGCCAATGCAAAGCAACCGTATTGTTCCACCACCGGGCGCCCGTCTTGCAGGCAGCTGGGTTCCGGGAGGG ACCTCGGTCGCCGTCCAACAGTTTGCTGCCTGTCGCTCCCCCACCAACTTTCACCGTCCAGACGAGTTTATTCCCGAGCGGTGGGAAAAGGAAGGTGAGTTCATCAATGATCGGCGGGAGGCCTCGCAGCCATTTAGCATTGGTCCCCGCAATTGCATCGGACGCCAGTTGGCTCTTGCCGAGATGCGGCTGATCCTGGTCCACCTCTTATGGCACTTTGATATAGAACTGGACCGGCGGCGCATGGAAAATATGGACTGGATGGCGGTGCAGGGGATCTGGATCCTGTGGGACAAGAAACCGCTGTGGGTTGTGTTGAAGAACAGAAGTACGTAG
- a CDS encoding uncharacterized protein (transcript_id=CADANIAT00000960) has protein sequence MEPLDLTCDLTSLNGKSAFITGGASGLGLATARKWAEAGVYITIADIQPPTSPVQPGLAHCFHYVYCDVTSWESQVAAFKSALRFSPSGALDIVACFAGTALAPGNQIDHVLAAGVPSLEVDPPRPSSSVRNIEVNLVGSYFTSWLGLYYLRIPGTGTDPELPSNKCLLFCASIAAYMDSPKASTYPASKFGVRGLFRSTRSQTKQLGVRCNLLAPWFFDSPLIAPIKHAMAARGVDMAKVLTFTSIDACVDAATYCVASPEIHGRALAVQPEGTFDLKDDLEDGWGGNQLRPIMQRRRDAGFDV, from the exons ATGGAGCCCCTCGATCTCACTTGCGACCTGACTAGCCTCAACGGCAAATCCGCATTCATCACCGGCGGCGCTTCAGGCCTAGGGCTGGCCACAGCGCGGAAATGGGCAGAGGCCGGGGTCTATATCACCATCGCCGACATCCAACCGCCAACGAGCCCAGTCCAGCCTGGACTCGCGCACTGTTTTCACTATGTCTACTGCGATGTCACGAGCTGGGAGAGTCAAGTGGCCGCCTTTAAGAGCGCCCTTCGCTTCTCACCCAGCGGCGCCCTGGATATAGTCGCCTGCTTTGCCGGAACGGCTCTCGCCCCCGGAAACCAGATAGATCACGTCCTTGCCGCGGGTGTTCCCAGCCTAGAGGTCGATCCTCCCCGGCCGAGCTCCAGTGTCCGCAATATCGAGGTGAATCTGGTGGGAAGTTACTTCACTTCCTGGCTGGGGCTGTATTACCTGCGTATACCAGGCACGGGAACTGACCCCGAGTTGCCCAGCAACAAAtgccttctcttctgcgCCTCCATCGCAGCATATATGGACAGCCCCAAGGCGTCCACGTACCCGGCCAGCAAGTTCGGCGTCCGCGGGCTGTTTCGCAGCACGCGTTCTCAGACCAAGCAGTTGGGCGTTCGCTGCAATCTGCTTGCGCCGTGGTTCTTCGATTCTCCGCTCATTGCCCCAATCAAGCATGCGATGGCAGCGCGTGGAGTCGATATGGCCAAGGTACTCACGTTTACGTCTATTGACGCATGCGTTGATGCCGCGACTTATTGTGTTGCAAGCCCAGAGATACATG GACGTGCCTTGGCAGTACAGCCGGAGGGTACTTTTGACCTGAAAGATGATTTGGAGGACGGATGGGGTGGGAATCAGTTGAGGCCTATtatgcagcggcggcgggaTGCTGGGTTCGATGTCTGA